From the genome of Carassius gibelio isolate Cgi1373 ecotype wild population from Czech Republic chromosome A16, carGib1.2-hapl.c, whole genome shotgun sequence, one region includes:
- the LOC128031077 gene encoding single-stranded DNA cytosine deaminase isoform X2 encodes MISKLDSVLMTQKKFIFHYKNVRWARGRHETYLCFVVKRRTGPDSLSFDFGHLRNRTGCHVELLFLRHLGALCPGLWGSNVDGVRMCYAVTWFCSWSPCSKCAEQLAHFLSQTPNLRLRIFVSRLYFCDEEDSQEREGLRHLKRAGVQISVMTYKDYFYCWQTFVARRERRFKAWDDLHQNSVRLDRKLNRILQPCETEDLRDGFALLGL; translated from the exons ATGATCAGCAAGCTGGACAG TGTGCTCATGACCCAGAAGAAATTTATCTTCCATTATAAAAATGTGCGTTGGGCCCGAGGGAGACACGAGACGTAcctttgttttgttgtaaagagacgCACCGGCCCTGATTCCCTCTCTTTTGACTTTGGACACCTACGCAATCGTACCGGCTGCCATGTAGAG CTACTCTTTCTACGTCACTTGGGTGCGTTGTGTCCGGGGCTGTGGGGATCCAATGTGGACGGTGTGAGAATGTGTTACGCAGTGACCTGGTTCTGCTCCTGGTCACCCTGCTCTAAGTGCGCTGAACAACTTGCCCACTTCCTGTCGCAGACACCCAATCTCCGTCTGAGAATCTTCGTGTCACGCCTTTACTTCTGTGATGAAGAGGACAGCCAGGAAAGGGAAGGACTGCGACACCTGAAGAGGGCAGGAGTGCAGATCTCTGTGATGACTTATAAAG ACTATTTCTACTGCTGGCAAACATTTGTGGCACGGAGGGAGAGGAGGTTTAAAGCCTGGGATGACCTTCACCAAAACTCTGTCCGACTCGATCGAAAACTCAATCGGATCCTGCAG CCGTGCGAGACTGAAGATCTGAGGGACGGTTTCGCTCTCCTCGGGCTATGA
- the LOC128031077 gene encoding single-stranded DNA cytosine deaminase isoform X1: MISKLDSVLMTQKKFIFHYKNVRWARGRHETYLCFVVKRRTGPDSLSFDFGHLRNRTGCHVELLFLRHLGALCPGLWGSNVDGVRMCYAVTWFCSWSPCSKCAEQLAHFLSQTPNLRLRIFVSRLYFCDEEDSQEREGLRHLKRAGVQISVMTYKDSGLFLDYFYCWQTFVARRERRFKAWDDLHQNSVRLDRKLNRILQPCETEDLRDGFALLGL, translated from the exons ATGATCAGCAAGCTGGACAG TGTGCTCATGACCCAGAAGAAATTTATCTTCCATTATAAAAATGTGCGTTGGGCCCGAGGGAGACACGAGACGTAcctttgttttgttgtaaagagacgCACCGGCCCTGATTCCCTCTCTTTTGACTTTGGACACCTACGCAATCGTACCGGCTGCCATGTAGAG CTACTCTTTCTACGTCACTTGGGTGCGTTGTGTCCGGGGCTGTGGGGATCCAATGTGGACGGTGTGAGAATGTGTTACGCAGTGACCTGGTTCTGCTCCTGGTCACCCTGCTCTAAGTGCGCTGAACAACTTGCCCACTTCCTGTCGCAGACACCCAATCTCCGTCTGAGAATCTTCGTGTCACGCCTTTACTTCTGTGATGAAGAGGACAGCCAGGAAAGGGAAGGACTGCGACACCTGAAGAGGGCAGGAGTGCAGATCTCTGTGATGACTTATAAAG ATTCTGGTTTGTTTCTAGACTATTTCTACTGCTGGCAAACATTTGTGGCACGGAGGGAGAGGAGGTTTAAAGCCTGGGATGACCTTCACCAAAACTCTGTCCGACTCGATCGAAAACTCAATCGGATCCTGCAG CCGTGCGAGACTGAAGATCTGAGGGACGGTTTCGCTCTCCTCGGGCTATGA
- the LOC128031127 gene encoding zinc finger protein 628 → MANTVATLVVQTELLPSQTSSSLSPFPSLLPSIEDGEEDGEKGEEEGKESGTVGLTGHIVTSTPPVATVAQNPEHPFQCLDCGKSFKWSSRLAHHQRSHNNERPYRCNLCPKAFKGSSALLYHQRSHSGEKPYKCDDCGKAFKRSSLLQIHRSVHTGLRTFKCSYCPLTFKWSSHYQYHLRQHTGECPYPCDSCSKAFKNSSSLRRHKNVHLGFKPYVCDVCNKAFSQSTNLRQHMRIHTGERPYVCGDCGRSFTHSSNLALHRISHIEGKGKTAGKPGGAGPGSATREMEVVLTEDLNTVGMSISEMVGLVGGQEGGVGQVFLSHDTSLPATSGSVNQNILPQLTLTATSSAVSDTEHIHMCKADTGASVMLFSCGSCNETFSTQSHLEEHQTLHLESLGPAGGEGVATENSTEAEGGGVSLVRASPLLTDFEEVVETTTVADSGETAELLGLAAVRNESGQAQYDLLQTLTASVNQMPTDTSVSTAQATTECAYCGKSFKTSSGLTRHVAQAHPLALSESRSQFNCSACDRSFPLLSSLLNHQHSHTPEQRLLAEAEAEAEIVCPSLSLPLPSLKRGGEDGEREIHVSLITVTEEGERRAVKPSAKASGKGARRGGGSKTSSTNNERPYRCSECGKSFKGSSGLRYHMRDHTGERPYRCTECGKSFKRSSLLSIHQRVHTGVRAFQCPYCPLTFKWSSHYQYHLRQHTGERPYVCQECGKSFKNTSCLRRHSQLHSGLRPHSCSVCGKAFSQTSNLKQHERTHSGERPFQCSQCHKSFTHSSNLQLHLRTHSSHKDFKCQHCGKEFVMLSYLQRHLRTHSSGGTVACMKEAGKAKGIGASETATLNLNLNVPGGLTSLFSTDSNSTLILSPPNLDIPPNTSQNYFMIQTTSGLQLIPLSNPTPTQPAPPPPPPPPPQAQNFLLLQCQSSNGNQPSLILVPTASSTNTLSTPSNPQTLPLVQTIPAMPQVLATPQTQIQQLQPVQTQQRFILTNNNSPLITAQPQSTSSTITRPILGSLGRSRKGGARRGRKPTNKSPPNVQTTPVKQPLMLSAATSTYTTISSSTSAASLKTEFPPLNTDSPPAVSPVITSQVPENSSVPAVSIMSVMANSTLTNSSPMLSSDPERVPVEEKVVEEISREHFVLCLKKEMENGGEGDGVEVKVEMEGGNDIGQSYVLQIEGEGQQEEGGNCEGGEKSYVLRFQTEGECEGDAGKEKAEMVSLNLLQEWTGQSEGHGTADAEGSVEEKSFVLHFQTQPQSEEDIQPSSGFIGGPGENLSLSCHPGHALVPLEGQDVVFELGDEAKMDGSTGPGDSVQMFALIEGEGNSSGARGSFKSAVGANSGQMEGIFQLEGGEGIVIIEVSTSSLREGGIEAADVGHTLAEGTEDKQAYDAREEVMSEELKLAESESISSSEMGLIGTSG, encoded by the exons ATGGCCAACACTGTTGCTACTCTGGTGGTCCAAACTGAACTCTTACCTTCTCAGACGtcctcctccctctctcccttTCCTTCCCTCCTACCCTCCATAGAGGATGGAGAGGAGGATGGAGAGAAGGGAGAAGAAGAGGGTAAAGAGTCAGGAACAGTCGGCCTCACAGGTCACATTGTGACATCAACACCTCCTGTTGCAACAGTGGCTCAAAACCCAGAGCATCCATTCCAGTGTTTGGACTGTGGGAAGAGTTTTAAGTGGTCATCCAGACTGGCACATCATCAGAGAAGCCATAACAATGAGAGGCCATATCGCTGTAACCTGTGCCCTAAGGCCTTCAAGGGCTCATCTGCCCTACTATACCACCAGAG gTCTCAttctggagagaaaccatataagTGTGATGACTGTGGTAAAGCATTCAAACGCTCATCTCTTCTACAG ATTCATCGCAGTGTGCATACAGGCCTTCGCACTTTCAAGTGCTCCTACTGCCCTCTGACCTTCAAATGGAGCTCACACTACCAGTATCACCTCCGCCAGCACACCGGTGAATGTCCCTACCCATGTGACAGCTGCTCCAAAGCCTTCAAGAACTCCAGCAGCCTGCGTCGCCATAAGAATGTACACCTGGGCTTCAAGCCTTATGTCTGTGATGTCTGCAATAAAGCCTTCAGTCAGTCCACTAATCTGCGACAGCACATGCGCATACACACGGGTGAACGTCCGTATGTCTGTGGGGATTGTGGGCGCAGCTTCACACACTCATCCAACTTGGCTCTCCATCGCATCTCCCACATAGAAGGAAAGGGGAAAACTGCTGGAAAGCCTGGAGGGGCCGGTCCAGGGTCAGCAACTCGAGAGATGGAGGTGGTGCTGACAGAGGATTTGAACACCGTTGGGATGAGCATTTCTGAAATGGTTGGACTTGTGGGTGGACAGGAGGGAGGGGTCGGACAGGTGTTCCTGTCTCACGATACGTCCTTGCCTGCTACCTCAGGTTCAGTGAATCAGAACATCCTGCCACAGCTGACACTCACAGCCACTTCCTCCGCTGTCTCGGACACAGAGCATATCCACATGTGCAAGGCCGACACGGGTGCTAGTGTTATGCTTTTTAGTTGTGGCAGCTGTAATGAGACATTTTCAACACAGAGTCACCTTGAGGAGCATCAGACTCTACATCTAGAGAGCCTTGGCCCAGCAGGTGGTGAAGGGGTTGCTACAGAAAATAGCACAGAGGCTGAGGGAGGTGGAGTGTCACTGGTGAGAGCTTCGCCATTGTTGACAGACTTTGAAGAGGTTGTTGAAACCACCACAGTTGCAGATAGTGGGGAGACGGCAGAGTTACTTGGTCTGGCTGCCGTCAGAAATGAGTCTGGGCAGGCACAGTATGATCTTCTGCAGACCCTCACTGCATCCGTGAATCAGATGCCCACTGATACCAGTGTGTCAACTGCACAAGCTACAACAGAATGTGCCTACTGTGGGAAGAGTTTCAAGACCAGCAGCGGACTGACCAGACACGTGGCTCAG GCCCATCCACTTGCTTTATCTGAGTCACGTTCTCAGTTCAACTGCTCGGCATGTGACCGCTCCTTccctctgctctcctctctgcTCAACCACCAGCACTCCCACACTCCTGAGCAAAGGCTGCTTGCTGAGGCAGAGGCAGAAGCAGAGATCGTCTGCCCCTCTCTCTCACTGCCCCTGCCCTCCTTAAAGAGAGGGGGAgaagacggagagagagagatccatgTCAGTCTGATCACTGTTACCGAGGAGGGAGAGAGACGAGCTGTGAAGCCATCAGCCAAAGCTTCAGGAAAGGGAGCCAGGAGAGGTGGAGGCAGCAAGACATCTAGCACAAATAACG AGAGGCCATATCGCTGCTCTGAATGTGGGAAGTCATTCAAAGGTTCATCAGGACTTCGGTACCACATGAGAGACCACACTGGGGAGAGACCCTATCGATGCACAGAGTGTGGCAAGAGCTTCAAAAGGTCCTCACTGCTCTCCATACACCAAAGG GTCCACACAGGTGTGCGGGCTTTTCAGTGTCCCTACTGTCCACTGACCTTTAAGTGGAGCTCACACTACCAGTACCATCTTCGCCAGCACACCGGTGAGAGGCCATATGTATGTCAGGAATGTGGCAAATCTTTCAAGAACACCAGCTGTCTCCGTCGCCACAGTCAGCTCCATTCTGGCCTACGTCCACACAGTTGTTCTGTGTGTGGTAAGGCTTTTTCACAGACCTCCAACCTCAAACAGCATGAACGGACACACTCTGGAGAAAGGCCCTTTCAGTGCTCCCAGTGCCACAAGAGCTTCACCCACTCATCCAATCTGCAGCTGCATCTGCGCACACACTCCTCGCACAAGGACTTTAAGTGCCAACACTGCGGAAAAGAGTTTGTCATGCTCTCCTACCTGCAAAGGCACTTGAGAACTCACAGTTCTGGGGGTACAGTAGCATGTATGAAGGAAGCAGGAAAGGCTAAAGGTATTGGGGCTTCAGAGACAGCAACGCTAAATTTAAACTTGAATGTACCTGGAGGGCTTACCTCTTTATTTTCCACCGATAGCAATTCCACATTGATCCTTTCACCCCCAAATCTGGACATACCTCCAAACACATCACAGAATTATTTTATGATCCAGACGACTTCAGGGTTGCAGCTGATCCCACTATCCAATCCCACACCTACACAGCCAGcccctcctcctccaccaccGCCACCCCCACAGGCACAGAATTTCCTGCTTCTTCAGTGCCAATCCAGCAATGGAAACCAGCCTAGTCTTATCTTGGTTCCCACAGCATCCAGTACAAACACTCTTTCCACCCCATCAAATCCACAGACCCTCCCCTTGGTGCAGACCATTCCGGCAATGCCCCAAGTTCTGGCAACACCCCAAACACAAATCCAGCAACTTCAACCAGTTCAAACACAGCAGAGATTTATTTTGACAAATAATAATTCTCCCCTCATTACTGCCCAGCCTCAAAGCACATCATCGACGATTACTCGTCCCATTTTAGGCAGCCTCGGTCGTAGCAGGAAGGGAGGAGCCAGGCGTGGACGGAAGCCTACCAATAAATCCCCCCCTAATGTTCAGACCACACCAGTTAAGCAACCATTAATGTTATCAGCTGCAACTTCCACATATACTACAATATCCAGTTCCACTTCTGCTGCATCTTTAAAGACCGAGTTCCCACCGCTTAATACTGACAGTCCACCGGCTGTGTCACCTGTCATCACTAGCCAAGTACCAGAAAACTCTTCAGTTCCTGCAGTTAGCATCATGTCAGTGATGGCAAACTCCACACTAACAAACAGTTCGCCCATGTTGAGCAGTGATCCTGAGAGGGTTCCAGTCGAAGAGAAAGTGGTCGAAGAAATCTCTAGGGAGCACTTTGTTCTGTGTCTAAAGAAAGAAATGGAGAATGGAGGAGAGGGGGATGGGGTGGAGGTGAAGGTGGAGATGGAGGGCGGGAATGACATAGGGCAGTCTTATGTCTTGCAGATTGAAGGTGAGGGCCAGCAAGAAGAGGGAGGGAATTGTGAGGGAGGAGAGAAGTCATATGTCCTACGGTTTCAGACAGAGGGAGAATGCGAAGGAGATGCAGGAAAAGAGAAGGCAGAAATGGTCTCTCTTAACTTACTCCAAGAGTGGACCGGACAGAGTGAGGGGCATGGAACTGCAGATGCCGAGGGAAGTGTTGAAGAAAAGTCTTTTGTGCTTCATTTCCAAACACAGCCTCAAAGTGAGGAGGACATTCAGCCAAGCTCGGGCTTCATAGGAGGCCCAGGTGAGAATCTCAGCCTTTCTTGCCACCCGGGTCATGCCTTGGTGCCTCTGGAAGGGCAGGATGTGGTATTTGAGCTTGGTGATGAGGCAAAAATGGATGGAAGCACAGGTCCAGGGGACAGTGTTCAAATGTTCGCACTGATAGAAGGCGAGGGCAACAGTTCTGGGGCAAGGGGCAGTTTCAAAAGTGCTGTAGGGGCAAACTCTGGGCAAATGGAGGGAATCTTCCAGTTAGAAGGGGGAGAAGGCATTGTTATAATTGAAGTTAGCACCAGCAGTTTGAGAGAGGGTGGAATAGAGGCAGCAGATGTAGGACATACTTTAGCGGAAGGAACTGAGGACAAGCAAGCTTACGATGCACGAGAGGAAGTGATGTCAGAAGAGTTGAAACTTGCTGAGTCTGAGAGCATATCATCATCAGAGATGGGACTGATTGGAACTTCGGGCTAA